One window of the Streptomyces sp. TS71-3 genome contains the following:
- a CDS encoding ABC transporter permease, which produces MRALLSRLRSSAGSGPAQLLAVAAVFLVGRSTVVGYSDWASVRAMAVLASFLGIAAMGHTLVVLAGGIDLSVPALIGAGNVMTARLTGEGWSSPPVIASTLAAGFAVGAVNGYVTSRWRAPALVVTLATASVVGGAVLLWTDASLSGQAPAWLASFTSSAADTGPLPIAPVVVAWLLLAAVAEFALRRTIVGRRLYVHGVNPDVARLMLVSDHRVTTFAFACSGLLAALSGTLLTGFTGSGLFDVGSPYLFSAIAAVVVGGNSLLGGRGNILRCVLGTVALTELTTLLVGYSLGSAAQQAVLGAVILAVVATYGREQPLGSRI; this is translated from the coding sequence ATGCGTGCCCTCCTCTCCCGTCTGCGGTCGTCCGCGGGCTCCGGCCCCGCCCAACTGCTCGCCGTGGCAGCCGTTTTCCTCGTCGGCCGCTCCACCGTCGTCGGCTACAGCGACTGGGCCTCGGTGCGGGCCATGGCCGTCCTCGCTTCCTTCCTCGGCATAGCCGCCATGGGCCATACGCTGGTCGTGCTGGCCGGCGGCATCGATCTGTCGGTGCCCGCCCTCATCGGCGCCGGAAACGTGATGACGGCCCGGCTCACCGGCGAGGGATGGTCCTCGCCGCCGGTCATCGCGTCGACGCTGGCAGCGGGCTTCGCCGTTGGCGCGGTCAACGGGTATGTCACCAGCAGGTGGCGGGCCCCCGCACTCGTGGTCACCCTCGCCACGGCCTCGGTGGTGGGCGGTGCCGTCCTGCTGTGGACCGATGCCTCGCTCTCCGGTCAGGCACCGGCGTGGCTGGCCTCTTTCACCTCATCGGCGGCCGACACCGGTCCGCTGCCGATCGCACCGGTGGTCGTGGCCTGGCTGCTGCTCGCGGCCGTGGCCGAGTTCGCCCTGCGCCGTACCATCGTGGGCCGCCGCCTGTACGTGCACGGCGTCAATCCGGATGTCGCCCGCCTGATGCTGGTCAGCGACCACCGGGTGACGACCTTCGCCTTCGCCTGCTCCGGCCTGCTGGCCGCCCTCAGCGGCACCCTGCTGACCGGCTTCACCGGCTCAGGGCTCTTCGATGTGGGCAGCCCGTATCTGTTCAGTGCCATCGCTGCCGTCGTCGTCGGCGGAAACTCGCTGCTCGGCGGGCGCGGCAACATCCTGCGCTGCGTGCTGGGCACCGTCGCCCTGACCGAACTGACGACGCTGCTCGTCGGCTACTCGCTGGGTTCCGCCGCCCAGCAGGCGGTTCTCGGTGCGGTCATCCTCGCCGTCGTCGCCACCTACGGACGCGAACAGCCGTTGGGCAGCCGCATATGA
- a CDS encoding ABC transporter permease: protein MSRARSLLRGSPLGRVAVLAVALAIANTVIAPALLTGPRLTGLVTLFVPLLLAAMAGVPAILSGGGGLDLSVGPLLGFVNVLAVAVLVPHGLGSAWYGIPLCLLLGAAVGAVNGVLVAYVRLQPIVATLGSYLVLAGLSLVVLPQPRGGAPAWAATLGAGSFGGHVPNVLLLPAAALLVWWTACRTGLVRLIRAVGSDQRAAYTAGVDVGLVRIGAYTLGGLLAALAGMALTALIDSGDPGVGKQYTLIAVAAVALGGNSLAGGTGGITGPALGAATLFLIQLLLSALHMSSLWIQVVYGAVLLAAICLNSRAPNGLRAHAVTARQGA, encoded by the coding sequence ATGAGCCGGGCTCGTTCCCTCCTGCGGGGCTCCCCCCTGGGCCGGGTCGCGGTCCTGGCGGTCGCCCTGGCCATCGCGAACACCGTGATCGCCCCGGCCCTGCTGACCGGCCCTCGCCTCACCGGGCTGGTGACCCTCTTCGTCCCCCTGCTGCTCGCCGCGATGGCCGGGGTGCCCGCGATCCTGTCCGGCGGCGGTGGCCTGGACCTGTCCGTCGGGCCGCTGCTGGGCTTCGTCAACGTGCTGGCGGTCGCCGTCCTCGTCCCGCACGGGCTGGGATCCGCCTGGTACGGAATCCCCCTGTGCCTGCTGCTGGGCGCGGCCGTCGGTGCCGTCAACGGTGTGCTCGTCGCGTATGTGCGTCTGCAGCCGATCGTGGCCACGCTGGGCAGCTACCTGGTGCTGGCGGGTCTGTCTCTGGTCGTGCTTCCACAGCCGAGGGGCGGGGCACCCGCGTGGGCGGCGACCCTCGGTGCCGGGTCATTCGGCGGCCACGTCCCGAACGTCCTGCTGCTTCCCGCCGCCGCGCTCCTGGTGTGGTGGACCGCGTGCAGGACGGGCCTCGTACGGCTGATCCGAGCCGTCGGCAGCGACCAGCGGGCGGCGTACACCGCGGGCGTCGACGTCGGCCTGGTCCGGATCGGCGCGTACACCCTCGGAGGCCTCCTCGCAGCGCTGGCCGGGATGGCGCTGACCGCGCTGATCGACTCCGGCGACCCGGGGGTCGGCAAGCAGTACACGCTGATCGCGGTGGCCGCCGTCGCCCTCGGCGGCAACTCGCTGGCCGGCGGAACCGGCGGTATCACCGGCCCAGCGCTGGGCGCCGCGACCCTTTTCCTCATCCAACTGCTGCTGTCGGCACTGCACATGTCGTCCCTGTGGATCCAGGTCGTCTACGGGGCCGTGCTGCTGGCCGCGATCTGCCTCAACTCCCGTGCCCCGAACGGCCTCCGCGCACATGCCGTGACCGCGCGACAAGGAGCGTGA
- a CDS encoding amidohydrolase family protein, with amino-acid sequence MNGAERLLLRNGTVITMDDELGDFDRADVLVSGGKIDAVAPDLGAVDARVIEARGMIVMPGMVDTHRHTWQAALRGIAADWTLGQYMTGLHLGLSALFTPEDTYAGNLLGAVEALDSGITTMLDWSHNVNTAAHSDAAVQGLFDAGIRAVFAHGGGADMYQVPSTVPHDEDVRRVRDRYFSSGAQLCTMAMALRGPQFATMDVTESDLRLARELGLPVTLHVGDGEWGRSRPVTRMRERGLLGPDITYVHCNTLADDELRDIADSGGSVSIAPDIEMQMGHGWPATGRLTGVGIRPSLSIDTCVSNSGHMFGTMQICLATQRALDNQEPGASDRPAVSLTSRDVLSFATVDGARACGLADRVGSLTPGKQADIVVLRTDNPSLSPVNNPVGQVVYAAHPGLVDTVVVAGRIVKTAGHLHGDVAERARNLAIASRDSLFERTRHTANLADAHTGGGWQPAPLVTSRL; translated from the coding sequence ATGAACGGCGCTGAACGGCTCCTCCTGCGCAACGGCACCGTGATCACGATGGATGACGAGCTCGGCGACTTCGACCGGGCCGACGTCCTCGTGTCCGGCGGGAAGATCGACGCCGTCGCACCCGACCTGGGCGCGGTGGACGCCCGCGTCATCGAGGCGCGAGGCATGATCGTCATGCCGGGGATGGTGGACACACACCGGCACACCTGGCAGGCGGCACTGCGCGGGATCGCTGCCGACTGGACGCTGGGCCAGTACATGACCGGCCTGCATCTGGGTCTGTCCGCGCTGTTCACCCCGGAGGACACCTACGCCGGCAACCTGCTGGGAGCCGTCGAGGCGCTGGATTCCGGCATCACGACGATGCTGGACTGGTCGCACAACGTGAACACCGCCGCACACAGCGACGCCGCCGTGCAGGGGCTGTTCGACGCCGGGATCCGAGCGGTCTTCGCGCACGGCGGCGGCGCCGACATGTACCAGGTGCCCAGCACCGTGCCGCACGACGAGGACGTCCGCCGGGTCCGCGACCGGTACTTCTCCTCCGGAGCTCAGCTCTGCACGATGGCCATGGCCCTGCGCGGACCGCAGTTCGCCACGATGGACGTCACCGAGTCCGATCTGCGGCTCGCCCGCGAGCTCGGCCTGCCCGTCACCCTGCACGTGGGCGACGGCGAGTGGGGGCGCAGCCGTCCCGTGACCCGGATGCGCGAGCGCGGACTGCTCGGTCCGGACATCACGTACGTGCACTGCAACACCCTCGCCGACGACGAGCTGCGTGACATCGCCGACTCCGGAGGCAGCGTGTCCATCGCCCCCGACATCGAGATGCAGATGGGCCACGGCTGGCCCGCCACCGGACGGCTGACGGGGGTCGGCATCCGGCCCAGCCTGTCCATCGACACCTGCGTCTCCAACAGCGGGCACATGTTCGGCACCATGCAGATCTGCCTGGCCACCCAGCGCGCACTGGACAACCAGGAGCCCGGCGCCAGCGACCGCCCCGCCGTCTCCCTCACCTCGCGCGACGTGCTGTCCTTCGCCACCGTCGACGGCGCACGGGCCTGTGGCCTCGCAGACCGCGTCGGCAGCCTGACCCCCGGCAAGCAGGCCGACATCGTCGTGCTGCGCACCGACAATCCCTCGCTCTCACCGGTCAACAACCCGGTGGGGCAGGTCGTGTACGCGGCGCACCCCGGTCTGGTGGACACCGTCGTGGTCGCGGGCCGGATCGTGAAGACCGCCGGCCACCTGCACGGCGATGTCGCCGAGCGGGCCCGGAATCTGGCGATCGCCAGCCGCGACTCGCTCTTCGAGCGCACCCGGCACACCGCGAACCTGGCCGACGCGCACACCGGGGGCGGCTGGCAGCCCGCGCCGCTGGTCACCTCGCGGCTGTGA
- a CDS encoding MFS transporter, whose protein sequence is MSSLISAGQKQDAAHPAHAWRRRHHSFGFWVAATAFLVNMGFSAVPTPLYVLYQQRDHFSTVMLTVVYAVYAVGVIASLFFGGHLSDWVGRKGVLVPALLINVVSAMIFLFAPGLPGLVAARVVSGISVGLTTATATAYLAELHIGVFGSEHSPRRAQVVATAANLGGIGVGPLVAGLLAQYAPQPLRLPYILFAAVLFVLAVLVVLSPETVGRPEPAPRYRPQRIVVPGHARRKFFVATGAGIASFAVYGVFNSLAPSFLVGTMHQHSHAVAGAVAFAAFAAGAVAQIAMSRAGLPRTLNAGPLILVPGLALLVGGMWLPSLMMFVFGGVLTGAGGGLAFRGALTAAGSTAPAASRAEVLAGFFLGAYIGLSVPVVGLGIATQYVSASTVMLGFVVIAAVAVVGCGRVLAAQHTRSGPGEHTE, encoded by the coding sequence ATGTCTTCTCTCATCAGCGCCGGGCAGAAGCAGGATGCTGCGCATCCCGCGCACGCGTGGCGACGCCGGCATCACTCCTTCGGGTTCTGGGTCGCCGCCACGGCCTTTCTGGTGAACATGGGCTTCTCGGCGGTACCGACCCCTCTTTACGTGCTGTATCAGCAGCGCGACCACTTCTCCACGGTCATGCTGACCGTCGTCTACGCGGTGTACGCGGTGGGGGTGATCGCCAGCCTGTTCTTCGGTGGCCACCTGTCGGACTGGGTGGGTCGTAAGGGGGTCCTTGTTCCCGCCCTCCTGATCAATGTGGTGAGTGCGATGATCTTTCTGTTCGCTCCCGGCCTGCCGGGCCTTGTGGCGGCCCGGGTTGTCAGCGGTATATCCGTGGGGCTGACCACCGCGACCGCGACCGCCTACCTGGCGGAACTGCATATCGGGGTGTTCGGCTCTGAGCACTCGCCGCGCCGTGCGCAGGTCGTGGCCACCGCGGCCAATCTGGGCGGCATCGGCGTCGGGCCACTCGTCGCTGGGCTCCTGGCCCAGTACGCGCCGCAACCGCTGCGGCTGCCCTACATCTTGTTCGCCGCCGTCCTGTTCGTGCTGGCCGTCCTCGTCGTGCTCTCGCCGGAGACCGTCGGCCGGCCGGAGCCGGCGCCGCGGTACCGGCCGCAGCGCATCGTGGTGCCGGGTCATGCCCGCAGGAAGTTCTTCGTCGCCACAGGTGCGGGAATTGCCTCCTTTGCCGTCTACGGTGTGTTCAATTCCCTCGCCCCGTCGTTCCTGGTCGGCACCATGCATCAGCACTCGCACGCCGTGGCCGGGGCGGTGGCGTTCGCCGCCTTCGCCGCAGGTGCCGTCGCACAGATCGCCATGAGCCGGGCCGGTCTGCCGCGCACGCTCAATGCCGGGCCGCTGATCCTCGTTCCGGGGCTCGCGCTCCTCGTGGGCGGAATGTGGCTGCCGAGCCTGATGATGTTCGTGTTCGGCGGAGTGCTGACCGGCGCCGGTGGCGGTTTGGCCTTCCGGGGCGCTCTCACCGCCGCCGGGTCGACCGCGCCCGCCGCATCACGCGCCGAGGTGCTCGCCGGGTTCTTCCTCGGCGCCTACATCGGACTCTCGGTTCCGGTGGTGGGCCTGGGCATTGCCACCCAATACGTGTCCGCTTCCACGGTGATGCTGGGGTTCGTGGTGATCGCGGCTGTCGCCGTGGTGGGATGCGGCCGCGTCCTGGCCGCGCAGCACACCCGGAGTGGGCCGGGCGAGCACACCGAGTGA
- a CDS encoding LacI family DNA-binding transcriptional regulator has translation MANLKDIAKETGLGLGTVSRALSGAPRVSPATRRRVEEVAERLGYRSNGLARALRRSQTNVIGLVIPDMENEFYTSGAAILQGVLASQGYRLLLGCNNSDPETDRELLASLVEQRVDGIAHTPCDPDGSRVAREMSPGMPVVEYARRSALDTVDSVTGDEQQGSAQIVAHLAALGHTRIAMVSGPPGLSTTVARVAGFEEACRRLRLRKRDCPQLSGRYDAEWGSDAVLRILRDHPEVTAVYASSSRIVLGVLETLRRAGVSVPGQMSVAGFLNPQWFRIAGPPLTTYELPLREMGDMAAQLLLQRLGEEDAAQRHAPRAVRFEGRLVVRESTAAPRTAPLPRSVASGA, from the coding sequence GTGGCGAACCTCAAGGACATCGCGAAGGAGACGGGCCTGGGTCTGGGCACGGTCTCCCGGGCACTGAGTGGCGCCCCGCGGGTCAGCCCGGCGACACGACGCCGGGTCGAGGAGGTCGCCGAACGCCTTGGCTACCGGTCGAACGGGCTGGCACGCGCCCTGCGCCGTTCTCAGACCAACGTGATCGGCTTGGTGATCCCGGACATGGAGAACGAGTTCTACACGTCCGGCGCGGCCATCCTCCAGGGCGTGCTCGCCTCCCAGGGCTACCGGCTCCTGCTCGGCTGCAACAACAGCGACCCCGAGACGGACCGGGAATTGCTCGCCTCCCTCGTCGAACAGCGCGTCGACGGCATCGCCCACACCCCGTGCGACCCGGACGGCTCGCGTGTTGCCCGGGAAATGAGCCCTGGTATGCCCGTGGTCGAGTACGCCCGTCGTTCCGCCCTGGACACGGTCGACTCGGTGACCGGCGACGAGCAGCAGGGCAGCGCCCAGATCGTGGCGCACCTCGCCGCCCTGGGGCACACCAGGATCGCGATGGTCTCCGGGCCGCCCGGCCTGAGCACCACCGTGGCCCGGGTCGCCGGCTTCGAGGAGGCATGCCGCCGGCTGCGGCTGCGCAAGCGCGACTGCCCCCAACTTTCCGGGCGTTACGACGCGGAATGGGGAAGCGACGCCGTCTTGCGCATCCTGCGCGACCATCCCGAGGTGACCGCCGTCTACGCCTCCAGCTCGCGCATCGTCCTCGGCGTACTGGAGACACTGCGGCGGGCCGGCGTGTCCGTCCCTGGCCAGATGTCGGTGGCGGGTTTCCTCAACCCGCAGTGGTTCCGCATCGCCGGCCCCCCGCTGACCACCTACGAACTGCCACTCAGAGAGATGGGGGACATGGCCGCCCAACTGCTCCTCCAACGGCTCGGAGAGGAGGACGCCGCACAGCGGCACGCTCCGCGCGCGGTTCGCTTCGAGGGCCGCCTCGTCGTGCGTGAGTCCACGGCCGCCCCCCGGACGGCGCCCCTGCCCCGGTCCGTGGCGTCAGGGGCCTGA
- a CDS encoding substrate-binding domain-containing protein, whose product MRRRSFIPARTLAAVLALACAAGCAAKAAPASDTPASSEGKAMGSCGAVPYRDPGGTADLTALPKAIRAGYNGYFAPVNRSAYESFKGVKGPYRIGYSDSFSANSWRGDALARMKADTAALKRSGIVAGLTTSNSNLDNSLQIQQITSMINQHVDAIIAIPNSPTAFNGVIKQAYAAGIPFITLNSHVTSPYAINVDTNYHLTGELVGAGIAKVIKGSGNVLVIDGIDGSPASTVLHGGYADAFGSCPGIRVAGSLEGQWSEATAKTVTLQYLSTHPGGLAAVVTEASREALVSAYFGRDAEHSSKEAAR is encoded by the coding sequence ATGAGACGTCGGAGCTTCATCCCCGCTCGCACGCTCGCCGCCGTGCTGGCTCTCGCCTGCGCGGCGGGTTGCGCAGCCAAGGCAGCTCCCGCCTCGGACACGCCCGCCTCATCCGAGGGGAAGGCCATGGGCTCATGTGGGGCGGTCCCCTACCGCGATCCGGGCGGCACCGCCGACCTCACGGCACTCCCGAAGGCGATCCGGGCCGGCTACAACGGCTACTTCGCTCCGGTGAACCGCTCGGCGTACGAGTCCTTCAAAGGGGTCAAGGGGCCTTATCGCATCGGGTACAGCGACTCGTTCTCCGCCAACTCCTGGCGTGGCGACGCGCTGGCACGCATGAAGGCCGACACCGCGGCGCTGAAACGATCGGGAATCGTGGCGGGGCTGACGACGAGCAACTCCAACCTCGACAACAGCCTCCAGATCCAGCAGATCACCAGCATGATCAACCAACACGTCGACGCGATCATCGCCATCCCGAACTCGCCCACCGCGTTCAACGGGGTCATCAAGCAGGCGTACGCCGCGGGTATCCCGTTCATCACGCTCAACTCCCACGTCACCTCGCCGTACGCGATCAACGTGGACACGAACTACCACCTCACCGGCGAACTGGTCGGAGCCGGCATCGCGAAGGTCATCAAGGGCTCCGGCAATGTGCTCGTCATCGACGGTATCGACGGCTCGCCCGCATCGACGGTGCTGCACGGCGGATATGCCGACGCCTTCGGCTCCTGTCCCGGCATCAGGGTCGCCGGTTCGCTGGAGGGGCAGTGGAGCGAGGCGACCGCGAAGACGGTCACGCTCCAGTACCTGTCCACCCACCCCGGCGGGCTCGCGGCGGTGGTCACCGAGGCGTCGCGCGAAGCCCTCGTGTCGGCCTACTTCGGCCGCGACGCGGAGCACTCGTCGAAGGAGGCCGCCAGATGA
- a CDS encoding zinc-binding dehydrogenase, which yields MRAAVYHGPGDVRVGTVPDAPAPGPGEVTIGVRLCGLCGTDAHEFAHGPAMIPLHTRHPASGHLGPMVPGHEFMGVVTATGRGAAIAPGTRVVAGAGRWCGRCPACAGGRTNLCHSYNTHGLNRDGGLAEYVTVPAAMCAVVPDGCADEDAVLAQPLAIALHALNRSGAGPGDPVVVFGAGGIGTLLIAAAAFRGTPVHVLDVDPERLETAVALGAASARIADAAGLDAVRTLGRTGAPVVIEASGAAAGLRDALRVTGAGGRVVLLGLPSTAPEVDVRGAVVAEVDLISTSAHVCASDLPEAVAALDARPIAGLVVDRVVPLEEVVAGALAPLAAGRLRGKAVVRV from the coding sequence ATGAGGGCTGCCGTCTACCACGGGCCGGGCGACGTCAGGGTGGGCACGGTGCCGGACGCCCCCGCGCCGGGGCCCGGGGAGGTGACCATCGGGGTACGGCTGTGCGGGCTGTGCGGCACGGACGCCCACGAGTTCGCGCACGGTCCGGCCATGATCCCTTTGCACACTCGTCACCCGGCTTCCGGGCACCTGGGGCCGATGGTCCCCGGACACGAGTTCATGGGCGTGGTGACGGCGACCGGGCGGGGGGCGGCGATCGCACCGGGGACGCGTGTGGTGGCGGGGGCCGGCCGCTGGTGCGGTCGCTGCCCGGCATGCGCGGGGGGCCGTACCAACCTGTGCCACAGCTACAACACGCACGGCCTGAACCGGGACGGCGGACTCGCCGAATACGTCACCGTGCCCGCCGCCATGTGCGCGGTGGTCCCCGACGGCTGCGCCGACGAGGACGCGGTCCTCGCGCAGCCCCTCGCGATCGCCCTGCACGCCCTCAACCGCTCGGGTGCCGGACCCGGCGATCCGGTAGTGGTCTTCGGAGCCGGTGGCATCGGCACCCTGCTGATTGCCGCAGCGGCCTTCCGGGGCACGCCGGTCCATGTCCTGGATGTCGACCCGGAGCGCCTGGAGACCGCTGTCGCGCTGGGTGCGGCATCGGCGCGGATCGCGGACGCGGCCGGACTGGACGCCGTCCGGACGCTCGGCCGGACCGGCGCCCCGGTGGTGATCGAGGCGTCGGGTGCGGCGGCCGGCCTGCGCGACGCGCTGCGCGTCACCGGCGCCGGCGGCCGTGTCGTGCTGCTGGGGCTGCCGAGCACCGCCCCTGAGGTCGACGTCCGGGGCGCGGTCGTGGCGGAGGTCGACCTGATCTCCACCAGCGCGCATGTCTGCGCGAGTGACCTCCCCGAGGCGGTCGCGGCGCTGGACGCCCGGCCGATCGCCGGCCTGGTCGTGGACCGCGTCGTGCCGCTGGAGGAGGTCGTGGCGGGGGCGCTCGCACCGCTTGCGGCGGGCCGGCTGCGCGGCAAGGCCGTGGTGCGGGTGTGA
- a CDS encoding adenylosuccinate lyase family protein, whose amino-acid sequence MPDISGSHLMDSRVLGDLFTSEAMRAVFTDRAMVQSWLDAEVALAGAQAGLDIIPTEAAAHIADAADAGRFDLDAMGHEVGRTAHPLVPLVRRLAEEAGPRWGAYVHYGATTQDITDTGLVLQVRAAIELTERLLRDLIRQLADLAERHRDLPMVGRTHAQHALPITLGFKFAVLLAECERHADRLRDARPRVLVGQLGGAVGSMAAFGGRGPELQDAMARRLGLGSAPVPWHSARDGLAEVVGVVAMVAATCGKIANEVRVLQRTEVAELAEPFTTGKVGSSTMPHKRNPMFCEYIIASAILCRQAPASMLAAMHQEHERDMSLWGVEWAVVPETFCLAAGLLERTGWILDGLVVHPEALYRNLHTLGDLMLSEAAMMHVAGAMGKTAAHDAVYEASMAAWETGRPLRDLLLESPAVTASGADLDELGELLVPERYLGSCGALVDRTVARARAFLAHTGVSATAPEEAA is encoded by the coding sequence ATGCCCGACATCTCCGGCTCGCATCTGATGGACTCACGCGTCCTGGGCGACCTGTTCACCTCCGAGGCCATGCGGGCCGTCTTCACCGACCGGGCCATGGTGCAGTCCTGGCTGGACGCCGAGGTGGCCCTGGCCGGGGCACAGGCCGGGCTGGACATCATCCCCACGGAAGCCGCCGCACACATCGCCGACGCCGCCGACGCCGGACGGTTCGACCTCGACGCCATGGGCCACGAGGTCGGACGGACAGCACACCCGCTGGTGCCGTTGGTACGCCGGCTGGCCGAGGAGGCCGGTCCCCGTTGGGGTGCTTACGTGCACTACGGGGCCACTACCCAGGACATCACCGACACCGGACTCGTCCTCCAGGTACGGGCCGCGATAGAGCTGACCGAACGCCTGCTGCGCGATCTGATCCGGCAGCTCGCCGATCTGGCCGAGCGCCACCGGGACCTGCCGATGGTCGGGCGTACACACGCACAGCACGCCCTGCCGATCACCCTCGGGTTCAAGTTCGCCGTCCTGCTGGCCGAGTGCGAACGCCATGCCGACCGGCTGCGGGACGCCCGCCCGCGGGTGCTGGTCGGCCAACTTGGCGGCGCTGTCGGATCGATGGCCGCCTTCGGCGGGCGGGGGCCCGAACTGCAGGACGCGATGGCCCGCCGTCTCGGGCTCGGCAGTGCCCCCGTGCCCTGGCACAGCGCACGCGACGGCCTCGCCGAAGTGGTCGGGGTAGTCGCCATGGTCGCCGCCACATGCGGGAAGATCGCCAACGAGGTACGCGTCCTGCAGCGCACCGAGGTCGCCGAGCTGGCAGAACCGTTCACCACCGGCAAGGTCGGCAGCAGCACGATGCCGCACAAGCGCAACCCGATGTTCTGCGAGTACATCATCGCCAGCGCCATCCTGTGCCGGCAGGCGCCGGCGAGCATGCTCGCGGCGATGCACCAGGAGCACGAGCGGGACATGAGCCTGTGGGGTGTCGAGTGGGCCGTGGTGCCCGAGACGTTCTGCCTGGCCGCCGGGCTGCTGGAGCGGACCGGGTGGATCCTGGACGGTCTGGTCGTCCACCCCGAGGCGCTGTACCGCAACCTGCACACCCTCGGAGACCTGATGCTGTCCGAGGCGGCGATGATGCACGTCGCCGGAGCCATGGGCAAGACCGCCGCTCACGACGCGGTGTACGAGGCCTCGATGGCGGCCTGGGAGACCGGCCGGCCGCTGCGGGACCTGCTCTTGGAGAGCCCGGCGGTCACGGCGTCCGGCGCCGACCTCGACGAACTCGGTGAACTGCTCGTACCCGAGCGGTACCTGGGTTCGTGCGGTGCACTCGTGGACCGCACGGTGGCACGCGCCAGAGCCTTCCTCGCCCACACCGGGGTGTCCGCCACGGCGCCGGAGGAGGCCGCGTGA
- a CDS encoding NAD(P)-dependent oxidoreductase, translating to MSPDSRAVGFIGLGAMGGRMAARLLAAGHRVHGWNRSSDRLAPLTAAGLEPCATPREVAARAGTVLVMVWDSEALLAVTEGPDGLLSGMTGEHVLVDLSTVEPHVSRQVAARVRERGGRMLDCPVSGSLDAAEAGTLVLLAGGPSGALDRLRPTLEVLAERIIHLGEDNGLGLAMKLAVNLQVALQAVAWGEAMVVAEDAGIDRAAATEAMLASVIASPMLRYRAPFLLREPAEVWASAAQLRKDVAYATSGTGGRTPSGDLALRLLDAVCAAGDGDREAAQLMRHVADCRGTGPAEGSEA from the coding sequence GTGAGCCCCGACTCCCGCGCCGTGGGGTTCATAGGCCTGGGCGCGATGGGGGGCCGGATGGCGGCCCGGCTGCTCGCGGCCGGCCACCGGGTGCACGGCTGGAACCGCTCCTCGGACCGTCTGGCACCACTGACCGCCGCCGGCCTCGAACCCTGCGCCACCCCGCGCGAGGTGGCGGCGCGTGCCGGGACGGTGCTCGTCATGGTCTGGGACTCCGAGGCACTGCTCGCCGTGACGGAGGGACCCGACGGACTGCTGTCGGGGATGACAGGCGAGCACGTCCTGGTGGACCTCAGCACGGTCGAACCCCACGTCAGCCGCCAGGTGGCGGCCCGCGTACGGGAGCGGGGCGGCCGGATGCTCGACTGCCCGGTCTCCGGAAGCCTGGACGCAGCCGAAGCCGGCACCCTCGTCCTGCTGGCCGGCGGACCGTCCGGCGCCCTGGACCGGCTGCGTCCCACGCTGGAGGTACTGGCCGAGCGGATCATCCACCTCGGTGAGGACAACGGCCTCGGACTGGCCATGAAACTCGCCGTCAACCTCCAGGTAGCCCTTCAGGCGGTCGCCTGGGGCGAGGCCATGGTGGTGGCCGAGGACGCGGGAATCGACCGGGCGGCGGCTACCGAGGCCATGCTCGCCAGCGTCATCGCCTCCCCGATGCTGCGTTACCGCGCCCCCTTCCTGCTGCGCGAGCCCGCCGAGGTGTGGGCCAGCGCCGCGCAGCTCCGCAAGGACGTCGCCTACGCCACCAGCGGCACCGGCGGTCGCACCCCTTCCGGGGACCTCGCGCTGCGGCTGCTCGACGCGGTCTGTGCCGCGGGCGACGGCGACCGGGAGGCGGCACAGCTGATGAGACATGTGGCGGACTGCCGGGGGACCGGGCCCGCCGAAGGGAGCGAGGCATGA